DNA from Alnus glutinosa chromosome 2, dhAlnGlut1.1, whole genome shotgun sequence:
TAGAACAATGAATATGGTGATTGTAATCCATGTCCTATAAACCTCCAGGAGTCGGTTGTTTATTCGAATGCAATAGATTGTAATTCATGTTAAGATTACTATTCTAAAGCCTATCTTTATGTTTGGATGTAATTGTTGGTATGTTTAGCAATTGTAAAGCTTGTGTTTAACGCTGGAAAATTTGACTTGTTATTTTAATCCCGAAATGGTGCTTGATAAGTTAAGAGTGCTACTCTGAATTTGGTTGTGTACGATAAAATTCcctagtttgtttgtttgtttatttatactttttatttatttattgagtcTTTCTACACATGCACCTTTCATCCCCCCTTGTcacccatttataataaaaatcaattttttttaaggaaaagagggtgACAATAGGGAGTTGAAAGACTCATCTTTAACATttcccttatttatttatctaataTAGAAGAAAGTTCTGAATTGGTTTAATGTAGCAACTCTTTGTTgcatttgttgttttattttcaatcatatgcatgatatatatatgtacacacaCATATACTTGTATATGTACGTATGTATTGTATTTATGTATATCATAGGATAGAAAATGGGTACAATCTAGAAAATAACATAATTCATGGCATTTTAATTCTCTTGCAACATTTTTTATTCATACAAGTTCATCAAACAACATGATAATCAACCTAACAACAAGCACTTCAAAATTGAGTTTCATCCCCTGATCCAACCATATATAGTTCCTGGTTCCTTAGTTGCCATAGTGAAAATGCATGTAAAGGCTTGGCAATTGGCTTCTTCCGAGAAAGAAATTCTTGGGACACGGATTTCATTTCAGGCCGAGACTTTGGTTTGGTTTGTAGGCATGCAAATGCTATCGTAGCAACAAGGAAAATATCATGTACAACCAGGTGATTTGGAGGTGGCAGGCGTTGGTCTAATATTTCATGAAGCATCACGTTTTGAGAAGACAATGATGATAATGAAGTCAGAAGTTCTGTTGGATGTCTTCCCATTAATATTTCTAGTGCCACCACtccaaagctataaacatcaCATTTTTCAGTAACTTTCATGGTATAGGCCAACTCTGCGTATATGAATAAGAATTATTAAAAGCGTGAAATcctttcttttagtttttctttcccttttttttcgtatatttttcaattgaaagAAGTCGGTTAAAACTTGTCATTGCATTAAAAGTACAATGAAAGTGGTTGTTTGCAATAATGCATGAATTGATTCATATAGTAAATGACAATGTAACCCTACTAGCACTAATATTGGGAAAGACATTTGTTCCACGTGACTATTCTATGTTTTTAGAATAATAGgtagaaatgaaaataagtaaataaataaataaagatataaATTATAGCAAGAAAAAGAACAGTTCACCTGGGGCAATGTAACCGTAAGTGCCAGCAACTAACGTTTGATTAGAGGAATCATGATCAAGGAGCTTAGCTGTGCCAAAGTCAGAGACAAAAGCTTCTAATTTAGAgttcaataaaatattgttgcttGTTATATCTCGATGAATAATTGTTGGAATGCATTCATGATGCATGTAAGATAAGGCGTGGGTGGTGTCTTTGATGATGTTCACCCTCTTCCTCCAATCCAATTCCGTAGCTTCAACATCATTGTTTAGGACATAAAATAGGCTTCCCCTTTCCATGTACTCATAAACCAAAAACATGCACCGCTTATGTAAGCAGAACCCATGAAGTTTTATAATGTTTCGATGGCGGATCTCGGTTAACACTTTTACCTCGTTTCTGAAACTCACATCAAAATTTGGGTTCTCAGACTCCGAATGATGAAGTTTCTTCAAGGCAACCACTTTGCCACAAGGTAATTCTGCTTTGTAAACGCTGCCATAACCACCGGTTCCAATACAATATTTTATGTCGAAGTCCTCAGTTGCTTCAATGATGTCTTCATATGCAATATGTCCATCATAATTCCATATGGAGAACAAGTTCCCGTTCTTTGTTTCTCTCGACTCAAACTGAGTTTTCTTAACCTTGCACTTCCGAAAGAGAAGACCTCCAAGAactaggaatccaagaaaaatgaTGATGGGaacaaaaagttttatttttgataCAATTGATCTGTTCCTAGATGGGGAGAAAGGAAGGGGAGGAGGGAAATCCATGGTGTCAGCATCTAAATACTTGTTGCCCATTAATGTGTCGGGTGTATGATACACACCATAATTGTCTGGAATTTGACCCTTGAAAGAATTGTAAGACAGGTTGAGTTTTTCTACATAAATGAAAGTAAAGGGAATGGGGCCAGTAAGATTATTGTAGCTGAGATCCAAGAGCGTTAAAGAGGTTATAAACCCAAAAGGTATTTGTCCACTGATAAAGTTATGACTAAAATTAATAGACTTTAGCAAAGAAAGGCGACTCATATAAGGGGGAATGCTTCCCTTTAAGTAGTTGTGGCTCAATAACAATTCTTGCAACCCATTGCATTCTGTTAGACGAGTAGGAATTGTGCCAATGAGATTGTTAGCATCGAGATACAGATGGGACAGGATCTTCAAATTTCCAATTTCTATTGAGATGGAACCATTGATTTGATTTCCACTTATATCCAGATGGGTGAGATTGGTTAAATGCCAAAGAGATGAAGGGATGGGTCCAACAAAGTTGTTGTGACCCAGATCCAAATGAACAAGATTCGTCAGATTTCCCAATTTTTGGGAGATAAAACCATTGATTTGATTTCCATGCATTGCCAGATAGGTCAGATTGTTTAAAAGCCAAAGAAATGCAGGGATTGGTCCAGTGATTTGATTAGAAGAAATGTCAAACCACTCTAATTGGGTGAGGTTTGTAAGTGAATGAGGCAACCCACCTGTTAGATTATTGTTGGAGAGATCAAGGTAGGTGAGTTTAGATAACATACCTATCTCAAGTGGGATGCTTCCTTGAAGCGCAGTTCCACGAAGATCCAGACGGACTAAATTTGGCAAAGAAGAGAAGTTGAGTTTCAAGCTTGTTCCCAAATGGACATTAGCCAAGTCAATCTCTGTCACGTATCCATGACCAGCATTCCAAGTAATACCGTACCAGTTGCAACGACTTGAGGGATTGTTATGGGCTCCCCACCACCCACTCTCCTGCAGAGCCTTCGCCTCTGGTTCTAGTGACGACAAATCACATGCTGCTACATACAAGATAAAGGTAGCCCATGCTACTACTACCACAATGCAAACGGAAATGGAAACTGAGGGTGCCATGGTTGAAAGTGTATGATTGATGAGAGGGCAATGGCAAAAGGgttgattattattatatatgttctTGAATTGAGGACACTTTTAACAAGAAATATAAAGAGGGGGCAGACTTGAGGCCTGGGAGTGAATTATTTTGTGTAGACGTTGAATCAATACCAACGTAATTCTCACGAAATTTTTCTCTGTTCGAATGCTATGGAAGTGCAAATTTTCCAGCCGTATGCTTTCCCTGAATCGTCTTGGAAATTTCCTCCCGCTTGCattgctttaatttgttttgtatAACACGGCAACTTTGGAGAATAAGTTCCACACGACCAAATGCGTGGCTGGAGAGACTGTCATGCCAATGGCTAGCTTCATGAATTAATCatgatgcagcatccaattgcaTGGAAAATAGAATTTGGTTTGGGTATAATTATGCtatataaactactcactcttcTTACATCTTAATAATGTGGGACACCTTACAAGTGCACTTACAACACGTAATTCTTTTCGAATCCTATTGAAGTGCAAATTTTCCTTCCAAATACATTCACTGAAACGTCTTGGCAATTTCCTTTGGAATCCAAAGTGTATGATTGACGAGGGCAATGACGAAGGGCTGATTGTTATGTGAAAGATATAGACAGAGGAGGTGTGATTGACCCGAAAAAAAATGACTGAAAATTAAGGTTTGGACCAACTATTTTCCAAAGTATATGAATACCAACGTAATACTCACGAAATTCTTGTCTTTTCGAATGCTATGAAAGTGCAAATTTTCCAGCCGTATGCTTTCCCTGAATCGTCTTGGAAATTCCCTCCCACTTACGTACGTTGCTGTAATCTGTTTTGTAATGAATGGCATCTTCGGAGAATAAAAATTCCACTCGAGCAAATGTGTGCAATTGGACCTTGGGACTCCCCAGTCTATAGATGCCTCTTGTGCTCTTCATGAGCGCACTTGGGAAGGAGAATCACCCAATCTCGGCTTATAATTTGTAGACATCAGTACTGAATGGTTGGGCATTCCACCCAATCTCGGCTTATAATTGTAGACATCAGTACATAATGCTGCATATTAAAgatcctcttttttctttttctttttctttttctttttttcttatgctttgttctattttttattttttcttccttacattttatgtcgtataaaagttttgagcaaaaaTTTGTCTTTCAATTTAGTAAAAAAGATGCATCTTTTCAAAAGCGAAAAAAAAGTCTTtaggagggtttttttttttttttttttcattgttaacttgttatatctttaatatgcaatatttttcacgtcattttaatgtaaaaaacagcttgatttcaaagaaatttgagaatttcacatttctttgaaattataGGGGATCCTAATCCCCTTGAACCTTCaaataggggtgggcaaattattcTACTACCGCCTACTGATTGCTTCTTGAACCGACATCAACCGCCTACCGACTCTATCGACAAAGTTGACTTAACTGATTTAATcgacttaaccgacttaaccgtcTACTGAACGTTTTGTGGGCAAATTATCAgactaccgcctaccgactctACCGACAAAGTTGACTTAACtgatttaaccgacttaaccgcctaccgaacgtTTTGTGCGCAAATTATCAGACTATCGCCTACCGATCGCTTACTGAACCGACATCGACCGCCTGCCGACTCTACTGACAAAGTTGacttaaccgatttaaccgaacCGGttttaccgacttaaccgcctactgAACCGACGTCCACCCCTACCTCCAAAAACATTTTGGAAATTGATGttctagagaaaaaaaaaaaaaaaaaaaagagaaaaaaaaaaaaagaaaagaaagaaaaaagaataaaagagagaCCACGTCAGAAAAGTTTAAAATTAACGTATGTAAAGAATCAAGAGAGGGGAGGGGGTTCAAAACTTGAACACACTTGGGGTTGGGGCAAAAGAGATGAATGATGACGTAGAAGATACAGGATATGGAAACATGTAAATGTtcgtagctaaaataaaaaaaattaaaaaaaattaaaaataaaaattcaagtgataaaattaagttaaaaaaagttttaataattGTTGTTAAAGGGTGctctttaaattaattaaacaatttaaatttgtataaagtttttttctaaattggGTAATAGTAGGTTATTTTAACTCAActtataaaattgacatgtatttTCAATcttcaggaaaaaaaagaaaaaagaaaaaaacatattaaaccTAAGGGTGGGGGAGGGGCATCTTTTTCACTTACAATTGAGATTGAGGAAACTGGGTGATATGGGAACGTGGCCGCATTATTTATGAGCGTAGAAGTTTGTATTTTTGTCGATGTTCATTGATTCTCAAATAGAGGAGGCTGGAATAATAGGGTAAATGATATCCAATATTTAAAAAGAGATTTCTTGCTTTAATAGCATGTTAAAATGCATGATTTTTAATACAATTTTATGactattaatataattaaagaaaaaaaaattgtgacatGATACatatacatcttttgtacatctcaTGTaaatttcttttctgtttttctacatgtgagttttacatatctaataattgattaatttattttattttatttttaaaaaaataattatttagaTTGTACAAAGgttataaacgtatcatatctcataaAAATGTCACGTATACTTAAGTagcataatatttttttgggaaataatctttttaaatctcttatatagttatatatatcatgtacatccatttttttaaattaaccacTAAATCTATAGGATCTACATGATGGTCTTATAGATCCCCTCAAGTGATATAATACGATTACAGCTTGttcaactctaacaatttttttttaaaaaaatttaatcattgaatatgtaaaacccacatgtagaaaaacaaatccaatagttagtttgacaaaaaaaaaaaaaaattgagttgtaCAAGAGTGATATAAatgttgtaaacgtatcatatcttaTAGAtcaaatggttaatttaaaaaagagatatgatatgtttagaATTCTTCtgcaatttcaatattttatttatttttatttaaaaagaatcaACCATCAGATAGGTAACTGAGGTAAAAAAAACGGATGAAATGGTTATCAAATCTCCATTTTTATAGGCTGAATCCGAAGAAGTTCGGTGTGCTTTAAACTTTTTGTGAACGTGTAATTCACAGGATGGATAGGCGATGGGGGAGAtccaaaataagcaaaaatcaaattttgctaCTTTGAGATATATTAGACGCAGGAATACTTCCAAAAGATTTGCATTAGAGATGGAAATGTAAGATAGTGCAAGTCACTTAGAGATTCTGGGGTTCTTGCAATTTATAGGACTTCGGGATCGTTTCGAACAATAAGCTTCAGAACTATGGCGGAGGCGGACCCATCGCCATCGACGACGACGGTGACGGATGTTGACGTGGACTCGCTGGCTCACTGTGCCACCTACCTCAGCTTCCAGGACCTCTCCAACTTGGCCATGTCTTGCAAATACCTCAAACGCGTCGCCTATTCCGACTCCATCTGGCTCCGCTGGTTCAGGTCTGTCCATTTTCTTCAAAagctttgttaaaaaattttgaggtgatttgtttttaatttgtagTACTGGGCAGCTGTTTTTGTCCAAGGTTTTCGCATTTTGTAATTGATGCTAGGAAGatttggttgttgttgttgttgtgtgtttgtgtatatatatatataatgcacttgcgaagataaatgttatttttgtgAGGCTCAGTGCAGTTAGTGTCCCTTagctaaaaagataaaaaaggaaACGGAAAAAGATCATGGAAAGTGAATGAAATGAATGCATTGATCTTTGGAATGAGTCTCCTGGATTCAAGCCTTTGATAAATCCTCCGCGGATTAGAGGAACAAAGCAGTCGTGTCGCTCagtaaaataatttctgaacGTTTTCATCACCTGAAGAAACtactgtttttttgtttttgtttttgggtgtgtgtgtgtgtttgtttatCACTCtgaaaattttctccaaaaagcatTTTCTGTTATTGAAGCACATTGAAAATGTGAATCATAAACacttaaattttcaaataaagcTTGCTTAAATAGCCTCCAAGCTTTCTCATTCTCACCCAACTGAGCTTACCCACGTATCATCCCACTCCAAGAACCACATTTTTctcaagtatttcatcaaataTTTTCCGAGCATATCCAATTTCGCTGCACTTTGCAAACATATCAACCATGAAGTTCCCCACAAACACAGAAGAAACGCAAGGAGGCAATAACATCAATCATCATAGTTAATATCTTTGTTCAATCTtctattatattaatattatttagagTTGTATTGCTCCCAAAAGAAtctcaaaattataaaaagaaagaagaggaaaatgacTTGACATCATGCCACTTGTCAGTCACATGATCAAATCTCTTATAGGCTAATGGCTCAAATTCAAACTCAGCCGATCCAATCAAACTCAAACTTACCATCCAGAACAACCAAATACACCATCTAGTCACATAATAGAGCATTCAAAGTTCAAATCGGAAATGAATCATATGGATTTTGCGGATGTAAGTGTTTGGGTTGTGCTGTGGTGTGGGTTTTCACTTGGGAGGGATATTGAAGAGAGGAGCTGTGGATGGAAAAGTTTTACGCCTTAAAAAACTTAAaccattttacaaaaaaattgggTGTTTGATATTTGGCCAAAAAGGTTTTTTGGTTGACCAAGTTTTCCAAGCGCAACCAAAcatcaattgtttttttttttaatggtaaatGTTATATGTTGAAACAAATggattctatatatatatatatatatatatatatatatatatatatatatatatatatatatatattccctttTGGTTCTTTTAACTTAAGAGTCTATTGTATATTCCACATCTAGGGAACGCTGGCCGCAACAAGTTCCATCGGGCTCTTTACAAACAATGGGAGTGAGGGAAGCGTATTTGGCGAGGTACACAGCATTGAAGCAGTTCAAGTTCGTTGATCCCTTAGTTTCTGACTTCTACACAGTTCCAAAACCTTACAACCAAATattattcaataaaaataatgttGTCTTTTCACAGGTATTGAATACTCCCTTGGCCTGTAGTCTCTCTTTCATGATGCTTGGGGTTTCATACAACTTCTATGACATCTTTGTGCTAAAGGCTCATGACACttattttgattcttttcttttctattatagcattttattacattttgacACTTATTAGTATTGCGAGCGCATGATTTAGTATTTCTTAACTTCTTTCACATCCATTCAGAGATTGACTTTACTGGATTCTGTTATATAGGGCTCATTGATAGGAATTCAGAAGATTGATGGCCTTTTAACTGGAAGGTATCCTGTCACCATGCTAAGTGATCATAATGCAAGAATTACTTGTATGAGGTAAGAATTTTAT
Protein-coding regions in this window:
- the LOC133860575 gene encoding MDIS1-interacting receptor like kinase 2-like is translated as MAPSVSISVCIVVVVAWATFILYVAACDLSSLEPEAKALQESGWWGAHNNPSSRCNWYGITWNAGHGYVTEIDLANVHLGTSLKLNFSSLPNLVRLDLRGTALQGSIPLEIGMLSKLTYLDLSNNNLTGGLPHSLTNLTQLEWFDISSNQITGPIPAFLWLLNNLTYLAMHGNQINGFISQKLGNLTNLVHLDLGHNNFVGPIPSSLWHLTNLTHLDISGNQINGSISIEIGNLKILSHLYLDANNLIGTIPTRLTECNGLQELLLSHNYLKGSIPPYMSRLSLLKSINFSHNFISGQIPFGFITSLTLLDLSYNNLTGPIPFTFIYVEKLNLSYNSFKGQIPDNYGVYHTPDTLMGNKYLDADTMDFPPPLPFSPSRNRSIVSKIKLFVPIIIFLGFLVLGGLLFRKCKVKKTQFESRETKNGNLFSIWNYDGHIAYEDIIEATEDFDIKYCIGTGGYGSVYKAELPCGKVVALKKLHHSESENPNFDVSFRNEVKVLTEIRHRNIIKLHGFCLHKRCMFLVYEYMERGSLFYVLNNDVEATELDWRKRVNIIKDTTHALSYMHHECIPTIIHRDITSNNILLNSKLEAFVSDFGTAKLLDHDSSNQTLVAGTYGYIAPELAYTMKVTEKCDVYSFGVVALEILMGRHPTELLTSLSSLSSQNVMLHEILDQRLPPPNHLVVHDIFLVATIAFACLQTKPKSRPEMKSVSQEFLSRKKPIAKPLHAFSLWQLRNQELYMVGSGDETQF